The Zobellia alginiliquefaciens genome contains a region encoding:
- a CDS encoding helix-turn-helix transcriptional regulator encodes MKQQFLSRQEVAKMLGISLVTLHNHNKKGILKPSHKIGRKPLYLYEDIMEQIQLSNYKTSTI; translated from the coding sequence ATGAAACAACAATTTTTGAGTCGACAAGAGGTCGCAAAGATGCTAGGCATCTCTTTGGTTACCTTACACAACCACAACAAGAAGGGAATCTTAAAACCCTCACACAAAATCGGAAGGAAACCTTTATATCTATATGAGGATATAATGGAACAAATTCAATTGTCTAACTATAAAACCTCAACGATATGA
- a CDS encoding site-specific integrase, whose amino-acid sequence MAIIQRAKGKIRFAFKDTLKELSKNPNKESLIMLHFSYGKMRFKYSTGYYSRYNDWDYTNQRLKNKATILNRAFVNDFLNSLKTELYKEVSHLESVQSPITKDALRSKLDMLTNKDLPGEHKTQDFNFYQYFDNFLNLRKSNLKKITIRSYNQTKRLLREFNSHIDFDEIDLSFYYGFIEFLEEDDKSVNTIGKHIKNLKAVLASATQDGVNSNLDYSKREFKVLKEQTTAIYLDEKELKSIQKYDFTAYPKLDIARDIFLIGCYTGQRVSDYNGLTQNNFYEKDGVQFFKIKQKKTNKEVFCPITLEVKDILAKYNNVPPKKMNEQDINEYIKEVGRKAGLTHTVINNYTKGGHERAEEIPKYKMISSHTARRSFCTNMYKKGMPIYDIMHFSGHASEKEFYNYIRIEKEQRAIKIAQSGFFNLSD is encoded by the coding sequence ATGGCTATAATTCAAAGAGCAAAGGGTAAAATTAGATTTGCATTCAAAGATACCTTAAAAGAATTGTCTAAAAACCCAAATAAAGAATCTTTAATTATGTTACACTTTAGCTATGGTAAAATGAGGTTCAAATATTCTACTGGTTATTATTCACGATACAATGACTGGGACTACACCAATCAACGCTTAAAAAATAAAGCAACTATACTTAACAGAGCATTTGTAAATGATTTCTTGAATTCTTTAAAAACCGAGTTATATAAAGAAGTTAGCCATTTAGAGTCCGTACAGAGTCCTATTACAAAAGATGCCTTAAGAAGTAAGTTAGATATGCTAACTAATAAGGACCTACCTGGCGAGCATAAAACGCAGGACTTTAATTTCTACCAGTACTTTGATAATTTTTTAAACCTGAGAAAAAGTAATTTGAAAAAAATAACAATTCGCTCCTATAATCAGACTAAAAGATTGTTGCGAGAGTTCAACAGCCATATAGATTTTGATGAGATTGATTTGAGCTTTTACTATGGTTTTATTGAATTTTTAGAAGAAGATGATAAGTCTGTTAATACCATTGGTAAGCATATTAAAAATTTAAAGGCAGTTTTAGCAAGTGCCACACAAGACGGGGTAAACTCTAATTTAGATTATAGTAAACGGGAGTTTAAGGTGCTAAAAGAGCAGACAACAGCTATTTATTTAGATGAAAAAGAATTAAAAAGTATACAGAAATACGACTTTACTGCCTATCCAAAATTAGATATAGCAAGAGATATATTTCTTATCGGTTGCTATACTGGTCAGCGTGTGAGTGACTACAACGGTTTAACTCAAAACAACTTTTACGAGAAAGATGGTGTTCAATTTTTTAAAATCAAACAGAAGAAAACTAACAAAGAAGTTTTCTGCCCAATAACATTAGAGGTTAAAGATATTCTAGCTAAATACAATAATGTTCCTCCTAAAAAAATGAACGAACAAGATATTAATGAATACATAAAGGAGGTTGGTAGAAAGGCAGGATTAACACATACGGTCATAAACAACTACACTAAAGGAGGTCATGAACGTGCCGAAGAAATACCAAAATATAAAATGATTAGTTCTCATACTGCTAGGCGTTCTTTCTGCACAAATATGTACAAGAAGGGTATGCCTATTTATGATATTATGCATTTTTCTGGTCATGCCTCCGAGAAAGAGTTTTATAACTATATTAGAATAGAAAAAGAGCAAAGAGCCATCAAAATTGCTCAAAGTGGTTTTTTCAATTTGTCGGATTAA
- a CDS encoding cytochrome-c peroxidase, with translation MQIRIKNNKGVYAIISLFVFFISCKENKELAKLAEPDLAQLLTTNFKNNLGQCSMALDSMQGSMDDTTHLKTQFIEARNAFKRLEPTLAFIEPGTYNVLNAPNILKVEEEDVNGIKIKMPSGFQVLEENLYADSLDMQKIESTISFIKNRLTLLDHNIDYGFAKPHHVLWMVRDGFIRVSLTGITGFDSPVLERSLPEAIEVYGTLKELLIATEYLFTDTELYNNWINEIDDTIAYLSDANFETFDRYHFIKKHTHKQMEMFNTTVKDWNVSFPFTMAVNNNAASLFENDTFNNDFFTDHKSGGQNPDKIALGKLLFNDTSLSTNGTISCNTCHLEDKAFTDGLAKSAGQTRNSPTLTYAGLQQDFFYDKRSGSLEGQIISVVENETEFHSDLHNLTERVKASADYNEKFEKLFTKGTTDYNIRNAIAQYIRSLSPFDSKFDKNIKGKEETLTASEINGFNLFMGKAKCATCHFAPVFNGTVPVAFKETEMEVIGVPTKNDTVNALIDPDLGRFNFFGTEERKHFFKTPTVRNIEKTGPYMHNGVYNTLEEVMDFYNRGGGAGIGIEAEYQTLPPDPLNLTEEEQQDIIAFMRTLTDTRFLTSANNTDIARN, from the coding sequence ATGCAAATAAGAATTAAAAATAACAAGGGGGTTTATGCTATCATAAGCCTCTTTGTTTTCTTCATCTCGTGTAAAGAAAATAAGGAATTAGCTAAGTTGGCAGAACCAGATTTAGCACAACTACTTACCACAAATTTTAAAAATAATTTGGGACAATGCTCCATGGCTTTGGATAGTATGCAAGGTTCAATGGATGATACTACACATTTAAAGACCCAATTTATTGAGGCGAGAAACGCGTTTAAGCGTCTTGAGCCTACGCTGGCGTTTATAGAACCTGGCACTTACAATGTGCTAAACGCCCCCAACATACTTAAGGTTGAGGAGGAGGATGTCAATGGCATCAAAATTAAGATGCCTTCTGGTTTTCAAGTTTTAGAGGAAAATCTATATGCTGATTCTTTGGACATGCAAAAGATTGAAAGCACCATTTCCTTTATAAAAAACCGCTTGACCTTGCTAGACCACAATATAGATTATGGCTTTGCCAAACCTCATCATGTCTTATGGATGGTTAGGGATGGTTTTATTAGAGTATCCCTTACGGGGATAACAGGGTTTGATTCGCCCGTACTCGAAAGGTCGCTTCCGGAAGCAATAGAGGTTTACGGAACTCTAAAAGAACTGCTGATTGCTACGGAGTATTTATTTACCGATACAGAGCTATACAACAATTGGATCAATGAAATTGATGATACGATTGCATACTTGTCCGATGCCAATTTTGAGACGTTTGACCGCTATCATTTTATAAAGAAACACACACATAAGCAAATGGAGATGTTTAACACCACGGTAAAGGATTGGAATGTTAGCTTTCCGTTTACCATGGCCGTGAACAATAATGCAGCATCACTTTTTGAAAACGACACCTTCAACAACGATTTTTTTACCGACCATAAATCGGGCGGTCAAAACCCTGATAAAATAGCCTTGGGCAAACTATTGTTTAATGACACCAGCTTGTCTACAAACGGAACCATTAGTTGCAATACCTGTCACTTAGAAGATAAGGCATTCACAGACGGACTTGCAAAATCTGCCGGACAAACCCGTAACAGCCCCACCCTTACCTACGCCGGCCTACAACAAGATTTTTTCTACGATAAGCGCTCCGGCAGCCTTGAAGGGCAAATCATTTCTGTAGTTGAAAATGAAACTGAATTTCACTCAGACCTTCATAATCTGACCGAGAGAGTAAAAGCAAGTGCCGATTATAACGAGAAATTTGAGAAGCTTTTCACAAAAGGAACTACTGACTATAATATACGCAATGCCATTGCACAGTACATTCGCAGTCTTTCCCCTTTCGATTCTAAATTCGATAAGAACATCAAAGGAAAAGAAGAAACCCTTACCGCTTCAGAAATTAATGGTTTTAATCTTTTCATGGGAAAAGCAAAATGTGCCACCTGCCATTTCGCTCCCGTATTTAATGGAACCGTACCCGTAGCTTTTAAAGAAACAGAAATGGAGGTGATAGGTGTTCCTACAAAAAACGATACGGTAAACGCTTTAATCGACCCGGATTTGGGGAGGTTTAATTTCTTCGGTACCGAAGAGCGCAAACACTTTTTTAAAACGCCAACTGTACGTAATATCGAAAAAACAGGCCCATATATGCATAATGGTGTATACAACACTTTGGAGGAAGTTATGGACTTCTATAACCGAGGTGGAGGTGCCGGAATTGGCATTGAGGCCGAATATCAAACCTTACCGCCAGATCCGCTTAACCTTACCGAAGAAGAACAGCAAGATATTATTGCATTTATGCGAACGTTAACGGATACTAGATTCTTAACCTCCGCAAACAATACAGATATTGCTCGTAATTAA
- a CDS encoding phosphatase: MRTRYALLYCSAIAMFSSCEKLDDFLGHPNTDGEDTAKTVELKNHSKTPTFAKVAPEFSDIEIYSLLSSEDKLAGSPDFIYGSMADGTGLLKEADGTYTLINNIEADYAIARIKLDETFKPVSGEYILNAEATAETAQCSGTLVTPEEHGFGPIYLSGGEWNGSLNGVFAVDPYKSAENASVATILPAMGKFITEQAVPLSKEAYPGKTVVLIGDDHSDNDIPSGQLGMYVGPRGDLNSGSLYGLKVLNDSIMYEMDMAEGESYEAEFVELNEVGSTDLLDAEAKEKGVMGFSRVEDIDWRRGVVSNHREIYFCVTGRKTDALLGKGTAFGRIYKVVLDENDPLKGTITCVLDGDKLDGMAKNFLSPDNITVTKNYAYIQEDPAATPDSPEKTHYARLYQYNLNTGELKTVLECDQASAVAQGYGNLDTTWEIEGMIDVSDIIGVEDSFVICFQNHGWVPADGSAFTDPKANMDPNSNKEGSQLFVIKGLGR; the protein is encoded by the coding sequence ATGAGAACACGTTATGCTTTGTTGTATTGCTCTGCAATTGCAATGTTCAGTTCATGTGAAAAACTAGATGACTTTCTTGGTCATCCAAACACGGATGGTGAAGACACCGCAAAAACCGTAGAATTAAAAAACCATTCTAAGACTCCTACTTTCGCCAAAGTAGCTCCTGAGTTCAGTGATATAGAAATCTATTCTTTATTAAGCTCAGAAGATAAATTAGCAGGTTCTCCAGACTTTATCTACGGATCTATGGCCGATGGTACAGGTCTTTTAAAAGAAGCCGATGGAACGTACACGCTAATCAACAATATTGAAGCTGATTACGCCATCGCGAGAATAAAATTAGATGAAACCTTTAAGCCTGTTAGCGGAGAATACATTCTTAATGCAGAAGCTACTGCCGAAACCGCACAATGTTCCGGTACCTTGGTTACCCCAGAAGAGCATGGTTTTGGCCCAATCTACCTTTCAGGTGGTGAGTGGAACGGTTCTTTAAACGGTGTTTTTGCCGTAGACCCTTATAAATCTGCCGAAAATGCATCTGTTGCTACTATTTTACCAGCAATGGGCAAGTTCATTACTGAGCAAGCTGTACCATTGAGCAAGGAAGCCTACCCAGGGAAAACAGTTGTATTAATTGGAGATGACCATTCTGATAACGACATCCCTTCTGGACAATTAGGCATGTACGTAGGCCCAAGAGGAGACTTGAACAGCGGTTCTCTTTACGGTTTAAAAGTTTTGAACGACAGCATTATGTACGAAATGGACATGGCCGAAGGTGAGTCTTATGAGGCTGAGTTTGTAGAATTGAACGAAGTGGGTTCTACTGACCTTTTGGATGCCGAAGCTAAAGAAAAAGGGGTTATGGGCTTTTCTAGAGTTGAAGATATAGACTGGAGAAGAGGCGTAGTTAGCAACCATCGTGAAATTTACTTCTGTGTTACGGGAAGAAAAACAGACGCCCTTTTAGGTAAGGGTACTGCCTTTGGTAGAATCTATAAAGTAGTACTAGATGAAAACGACCCTTTAAAAGGTACGATTACTTGTGTTCTTGATGGTGATAAACTTGATGGTATGGCCAAAAACTTCTTGAGCCCAGATAACATTACGGTTACCAAAAACTACGCCTACATACAAGAGGATCCTGCTGCTACACCGGATTCTCCGGAAAAAACACACTATGCAAGATTGTACCAGTATAACTTGAACACCGGTGAACTAAAAACAGTTTTAGAATGTGATCAGGCCAGCGCTGTTGCACAAGGATACGGAAACCTGGATACTACTTGGGAAATTGAAGGTATGATCGACGTATCCGATATTATTGGTGTTGAAGATTCTTTTGTTATCTGCTTTCAAAACCACGGTTGGGTACCTGCAGATGGATCCGCCTTTACAGATCCAAAAGCCAATATGGACCCAAATAGCAATAAAGAAGGAAGTCAGTTATTCGTAATCAAGGGACTTGGTAGATAG
- a CDS encoding S41 family peptidase: MRIAVLCITLLLISHSCKRKEEWNEEAFYNQVMRIIEEKSIKRNEVDWISLKQTVKDSIKQFSTNEDVYNAIDYALELVDDGHSVFFAPENPDSIYENRLLMDTLTVPGIHAKIIEDDIAYMKLPGFFGNDSLSNLYALKVRKALLKLDTSEKLKGWVIDLRKNSGGKIPSESLGLSPLFNQPLIGISCDNQERLTKVCCSDGDFYFGDFKMDSLIYESTLRNKNKKIAVLISNHTASASEFLALAFKFQDGTKTFGSKTMGKTSILNFIEFRSNAKLLLAQEYYCDEDSIKVTSGILPDVQCDSTESLSKAIEWIKYNL; the protein is encoded by the coding sequence ATGAGAATAGCAGTTTTATGCATCACTCTTTTATTGATTTCTCACTCTTGTAAAAGAAAAGAAGAATGGAACGAGGAGGCTTTCTACAATCAAGTGATGAGAATAATTGAAGAAAAGTCAATCAAACGTAATGAGGTAGACTGGATAAGTTTAAAACAGACTGTTAAAGATTCAATTAAACAGTTTTCCACAAATGAAGACGTCTATAATGCTATTGATTATGCTTTAGAACTGGTAGATGATGGACATAGTGTTTTTTTTGCTCCAGAAAATCCTGACAGTATATATGAAAATCGGCTTTTAATGGATACATTGACAGTTCCGGGCATTCATGCGAAAATCATAGAGGACGATATAGCGTATATGAAATTGCCAGGATTTTTTGGAAATGATAGTCTATCAAATTTATATGCCTTAAAGGTTAGAAAAGCCTTATTAAAGTTGGATACTTCAGAAAAATTAAAAGGTTGGGTAATTGATTTGAGAAAAAATTCAGGAGGCAAAATACCAAGTGAATCCTTAGGATTATCGCCATTGTTCAATCAACCATTGATAGGAATTTCTTGCGACAATCAAGAAAGGCTTACAAAGGTGTGCTGTAGTGATGGTGATTTTTATTTTGGTGATTTTAAAATGGATAGTTTAATTTATGAATCAACTTTAAGAAATAAGAATAAAAAAATTGCGGTATTAATAAGTAACCATACGGCAAGTGCAAGTGAATTTCTTGCTCTTGCGTTTAAATTTCAAGATGGAACCAAAACTTTTGGCTCAAAAACAATGGGTAAAACTTCAATCCTTAATTTTATTGAATTTAGAAGTAATGCAAAGTTGCTATTGGCCCAAGAATATTATTGTGATGAAGATAGCATTAAGGTCACGTCAGGAATTCTCCCTGATGTGCAATGTGACAGCACAGAGAGTTTGTCAAAAGCAATAGAATGGATAAAGTATAATTTATAG
- a CDS encoding helix-turn-helix domain-containing protein yields MSETFYIKNMVCNRCIASVLDIFAKENYTVESIELGKVNAVADNKSSKANLANDLKETGFELIDNETETLVEQIKVKLISKIESGETEHLFQSLAEEFGKTETALSKLFSKSEGVTLEKYTINLKIEKVKEYIQLGQLNFSEIAYTLNYKTSSHLARQFKNSTGMSMSAYKNLESWNRKTLDQIV; encoded by the coding sequence ATGAGTGAAACATTTTACATAAAGAACATGGTCTGTAACCGCTGCATAGCCTCAGTTTTGGATATTTTTGCTAAGGAAAACTACACGGTGGAATCCATAGAATTAGGCAAGGTAAACGCCGTTGCAGACAATAAAAGTAGTAAGGCCAATTTGGCCAATGATTTGAAGGAAACAGGATTTGAGCTTATCGATAATGAAACTGAAACACTTGTTGAGCAGATAAAAGTAAAATTGATAAGTAAAATAGAATCCGGGGAAACGGAACACCTCTTTCAATCGTTAGCGGAAGAATTTGGCAAGACCGAAACAGCTTTGAGCAAATTGTTCAGCAAATCTGAGGGCGTAACCTTAGAAAAATACACTATCAACCTAAAAATTGAAAAAGTAAAAGAATACATTCAGTTGGGACAGCTTAATTTCTCCGAAATAGCCTATACTCTAAACTATAAAACCAGTAGCCACTTGGCACGACAGTTCAAAAATTCCACCGGAATGTCCATGAGCGCATACAAAAACTTAGAAAGCTGGAATAGAAAGACCTTGGACCAAATTGTATAA
- a CDS encoding heavy metal translocating P-type ATPase encodes MTHTYHIHGMTCNGCRGHVEQTLSKVAGVTSASVNLEKEEAVIEMESHITLDTFQQALKDDGGSYSIHDLGEGPHHEAAEKPKLQGKGTGTFYCPMHCEGDKTYDEAGDCPVCGMDLVEEQNLNATSSEKWTCPMHPEVIRDEPGSCPICGMDLVPMEPDLSAEEKTYKKLINKFWLALGFTLPIFIIAMSEMIPNNPLYAIMEQKWWNWIQLGLSIPVVFYATWMFFERAYRSIKTWNLNMFTLIGIGAGVAWLFSVFGMLFPDFFPPQFKTETGAVHVYFEAATVILTLVLMGQVLEARAHSKTNSAVKELLKLAPNKAVRVVDGKEEEVAIDQIQKGDVLRVKPGEKIPVDGFIVEGTTTVDESMISGEPLPVNKAEKDEVSSGTINGNQSFLMKAEKVGSETLLSQIVHMVNDASRSRAPIQKLADTVSSYFVPAVVLISIITFVVWAIWGPEPAYVYALVNAIAVLIIACPCALGLATPMSVMVGVGKGAQNGVLVKNAEALEKMYKVDMLIVDKTGTITEGKPTVEAIGTSKGEYSEKEILQLIASLNSSSEHPLAEATVTYGKEQGVEILKTDSFNAVTGKGVEGKIEGKKVALGNLKMMEHAKASLGANLKHEANEQQKKGKTVSYLSVGEQVVGYVVIGDKIKETSAQAIQALQEKGIAVVMLTGDNHDTAKAVAKELKLADFKAGMLPEDKLNEVKRLQEQGKVVAMAGDGINDAPALAKSDVGIAMGTGTDVAIESAMITLVKGDLHGIVKARNLSEAVMKNIKQNLFFALIYNTVGIPIAAGVLFPVFGLLLSPMIAALAMSFSSVSVIANALRLRTVKIDS; translated from the coding sequence ATGACACATACCTATCATATACACGGAATGACTTGTAACGGATGTCGCGGCCATGTGGAGCAAACGCTCTCCAAGGTCGCTGGGGTGACAAGTGCTTCTGTAAATTTGGAGAAAGAAGAAGCCGTCATTGAGATGGAATCTCATATTACTTTAGATACTTTTCAACAGGCGCTAAAAGATGATGGCGGTTCATACAGCATTCATGATCTAGGGGAAGGTCCACACCATGAGGCAGCTGAAAAACCCAAACTGCAGGGCAAGGGTACCGGCACTTTCTATTGCCCCATGCATTGTGAAGGTGATAAGACCTATGATGAAGCAGGTGATTGTCCCGTTTGTGGAATGGATTTAGTGGAAGAGCAAAATTTAAATGCGACATCTTCCGAGAAATGGACGTGCCCCATGCACCCAGAAGTTATCCGTGATGAACCGGGAAGTTGCCCTATTTGCGGTATGGACTTGGTACCTATGGAACCCGACCTTTCCGCAGAAGAGAAAACGTATAAAAAGCTCATAAACAAATTCTGGCTGGCACTCGGCTTTACGCTACCCATCTTTATCATTGCTATGAGCGAGATGATTCCGAACAATCCGCTATATGCCATTATGGAACAAAAATGGTGGAACTGGATACAGTTGGGACTTTCTATTCCCGTTGTGTTCTATGCCACGTGGATGTTTTTTGAACGCGCCTACCGAAGTATAAAAACATGGAACCTGAATATGTTTACCCTTATCGGTATTGGTGCCGGGGTGGCATGGCTTTTTAGTGTATTCGGAATGTTGTTTCCGGACTTTTTCCCACCACAGTTCAAAACGGAAACAGGTGCGGTGCACGTCTATTTTGAGGCGGCAACGGTCATACTTACTTTAGTGTTGATGGGCCAAGTGTTGGAGGCAAGGGCACATAGCAAAACCAATTCCGCCGTAAAAGAATTGTTGAAGTTAGCACCCAATAAAGCGGTACGCGTTGTTGATGGAAAAGAGGAAGAAGTTGCTATAGACCAAATCCAAAAAGGCGATGTGCTTCGTGTAAAACCAGGAGAGAAAATCCCGGTAGATGGTTTTATTGTTGAGGGAACGACCACTGTAGATGAATCTATGATTTCTGGAGAACCGCTTCCCGTAAATAAGGCGGAGAAAGATGAGGTCAGCAGCGGTACCATAAATGGCAACCAATCCTTTTTAATGAAGGCGGAAAAAGTGGGGAGTGAGACGCTGTTATCTCAAATCGTTCATATGGTTAACGATGCTAGCCGAAGCCGCGCTCCCATTCAGAAATTGGCAGATACGGTGTCCAGTTATTTTGTACCTGCTGTGGTGCTTATTTCTATAATTACATTTGTGGTATGGGCCATTTGGGGTCCTGAACCTGCGTATGTATATGCTTTGGTGAACGCAATTGCAGTTTTGATAATCGCTTGCCCTTGTGCTCTAGGTTTGGCAACGCCAATGTCCGTTATGGTGGGTGTGGGCAAAGGAGCTCAGAATGGGGTACTGGTCAAAAATGCCGAAGCTTTGGAAAAAATGTACAAAGTAGATATGCTGATTGTTGATAAAACGGGAACGATTACCGAAGGAAAGCCCACCGTGGAAGCCATTGGCACGTCTAAAGGCGAATATTCCGAAAAAGAAATATTGCAGTTAATAGCTTCTTTGAACAGTTCCAGTGAACATCCTCTTGCGGAAGCTACCGTAACATACGGGAAAGAACAAGGCGTAGAAATCTTGAAGACCGATAGTTTTAATGCCGTAACCGGAAAAGGGGTAGAAGGTAAAATAGAAGGGAAGAAAGTTGCTTTGGGCAATTTAAAAATGATGGAGCATGCAAAGGCCTCTTTAGGAGCAAACCTGAAGCATGAAGCCAACGAGCAACAGAAAAAAGGCAAAACGGTATCGTATTTATCCGTAGGTGAGCAGGTGGTGGGTTATGTTGTTATTGGCGATAAAATCAAAGAAACAAGTGCTCAAGCAATTCAGGCTCTTCAGGAGAAGGGTATAGCTGTGGTAATGCTAACAGGAGATAATCATGATACCGCCAAAGCAGTTGCCAAAGAACTTAAGCTTGCGGATTTTAAAGCAGGAATGCTTCCTGAGGACAAGTTGAACGAGGTAAAAAGGTTGCAAGAACAAGGTAAGGTAGTCGCTATGGCAGGTGATGGAATAAACGATGCCCCAGCGTTGGCAAAAAGCGATGTGGGTATAGCTATGGGAACCGGAACCGATGTGGCTATAGAAAGTGCGATGATAACTTTGGTAAAAGGCGATTTGCACGGTATTGTAAAAGCAAGAAATTTAAGTGAGGCCGTAATGAAGAACATCAAGCAAAACCTGTTTTTTGCCTTAATCTATAACACCGTTGGTATTCCTATTGCCGCAGGAGTTTTGTTTCCTGTATTCGGTCTTTTATTATCACCAATGATAGCTGCTCTTGCCATGAGTTTTAGTTCCGTTTCTGTAATTGCGAATGCATTGAGGCTAAGAACAGTAAAAATAGATAGTTGA
- a CDS encoding LacI family DNA-binding transcriptional regulator, which yields MDKKQTTLKDIAAKLNVSISTVSRALQGNTRISAQTREKVLELAQEYNYFQTKHINPFSKKKIQAVGVIVPSIKYHLYAMAISGIEEVLEKHQMQIIICQSNESYEREKILVKELMDIGVSGLIVSLASETKEFDHFLEAKKRKIPLVFFNRLCDEVESDKVIIDNFKAAYDATQHLISVGCKRIAYIGGPEMLQISSTRLLGYKKALIDADIPVDDKFIENTNFTREGNLSTARKLLYSPEHADGVLAFSDQVAIGVMLAAKERGLKMAEDIAIIGFNNEPIDELLEPSLTSIDQPSYEMGVESAKLILDRIENYEKEDSRKVLKSELVIRNSTNKNRS from the coding sequence TTGGATAAAAAACAAACGACCTTAAAGGATATTGCCGCGAAACTTAATGTTTCTATTTCTACCGTTTCTAGAGCATTACAGGGCAATACCCGCATCAGCGCACAAACCCGGGAAAAAGTTCTTGAACTGGCGCAAGAGTACAATTATTTTCAGACCAAGCATATCAACCCCTTTTCTAAAAAGAAGATACAAGCGGTAGGGGTTATTGTACCGAGTATAAAGTATCACCTCTATGCCATGGCCATTTCAGGTATTGAGGAAGTACTGGAAAAACACCAGATGCAGATAATCATCTGTCAATCGAACGAGTCGTACGAGCGAGAAAAAATATTGGTCAAAGAATTGATGGACATAGGAGTGTCTGGACTCATAGTTTCTCTGGCAAGCGAAACCAAAGAGTTCGACCATTTTCTGGAAGCTAAAAAAAGAAAAATACCATTGGTGTTTTTTAACCGCCTTTGCGATGAGGTCGAATCGGACAAGGTAATCATCGATAATTTTAAAGCGGCCTACGATGCAACCCAACATTTAATATCAGTAGGGTGTAAACGCATTGCCTATATTGGAGGACCAGAAATGCTACAGATAAGCTCTACCCGTCTTTTGGGTTATAAAAAGGCATTGATAGATGCCGATATTCCTGTAGATGATAAGTTTATTGAAAACACCAATTTTACGCGAGAAGGAAATCTAAGTACGGCCAGAAAACTATTGTACTCCCCGGAACATGCAGACGGGGTGCTGGCATTTAGTGATCAAGTAGCAATAGGGGTAATGCTCGCCGCAAAAGAGCGAGGCTTGAAAATGGCCGAAGATATTGCGATTATCGGCTTCAATAATGAGCCTATAGATGAGCTTTTGGAACCCTCTCTTACCAGTATAGATCAGCCCAGTTATGAAATGGGTGTAGAATCTGCAAAACTAATTCTAGATAGAATCGAAAACTACGAAAAGGAAGATTCACGTAAGGTCTTAAAATCAGAATTGGTGATTCGTAATTCTACGAACAAGAATAGATCATAG